The Panicum hallii strain FIL2 chromosome 9, PHallii_v3.1, whole genome shotgun sequence genome has a window encoding:
- the LOC112874725 gene encoding ribose-phosphate pyrophosphokinase 1-like yields the protein MAMAAGACCCACPSPSSSPSSSLSHRPRRRRQMLTPVSMCCSSSSSSLLSPPSPPPPVPAALALARGNGGGGRLRIFSGSANPLLAQEISCYLGMELGKIKIKRFADGEIYVQLQESVRGCDVFLVQPTCPPANENLMELLIMIDACRRASAKTITAVIPYFGYARADRKMQGRESIAAKLVANLITEAGAHRVLACDLHSGQSIGYFDIPVDHVYGQPVILDYLASKTICPSDVVVVSPDVGGVARARAFAKKLSDAPLAIVDKRRHGHNQTEVVNLIGDVRGKVAIMVDDMIDTAGTISKGAELLHEEGARAVYACSTHAVLSPPALERLSGGLFQEVIITNTVPVVQHQSFPQLTVLSVANLLGETIWRVHDDCSVSSIFQ from the coding sequence ATGGCCATGGCCGCCGGAGCCTGCTGCTGCGCCTGCCCATCGCCATcctcgtccccctcctcctcacTTTCCCACCGCCCTCGGCGCAGGCGGCAGATGCTGACGCCCGTGTCCAtgtgctgcagcagcagcagctcatcTCTTctgtcgccgccgtcgccgccgcccccagTCCCAGCAGCATTGGCACTAGCtcgcggcaacggcggcggcggccgcctgcGCATCTTCTCCGGCAGCGCCAACCCGCTGCTGGCCCAGGAGATCTCGTGCTACCTGGGGATGGAGCTGGGCAAGATCAAGATCAAGCGCTTCGCGGACGGCGAGATCTACGTGCAGCTGCAGGAGAGCGTGCGCGGCTGCGACGTGTTCCTGGTGCAGCCCACCTGCCCGCCCGCCAACGAGAATCTCATGGAGCTCCTCATCATGATCGACGCCTGCCGGCGGGCCTCCGCCAAGACCATCACCGCCGTCATCCCCTACTTCGGCTACGCCCGCGCCGACCGCAAGATGCAGGGCCGCGAGTCCATCGCCGCCAAGCTTGTGGCCAACCTCATCACGGAGGCCGGCGCCCACCGCGTGCTGGCCTGCGACCTCCACTCGGGCCAGTCCATCGGCTACTTCGACATCCCCGTCGACCATGTCTATGGCCAGCCCGTCATCCTCGACTACCTGGCCAGCAAGACCATCTGCCCCAGCGACGTCGTGGTGGTGTCGCCGGACGTGGGAGGGGTGGCCAGGGCGCGCGCCTTCGCCAAGAAGCTCTCCGACGCGCCGCTGGCCATCGTCGACAAGAGGAGGCACGGCCACAACCAGACCGAGGTGGTGAACCTCATCGGCGACGTCAGGGGGAAGGTCGCGATCATGGTGGACGACATGATCGACACCGCCGGCACCATCTCCAAGGGCGCCGAGCTGCTGCACGAGGAGGGGGCGCGCGCTGTCTACGCCTGCAGCACCCACGCCGTGCTCAGCCCTCCGGCGCTGGAGAGGCTCTCCGGCGGCCTTTTCCAGGAGGTGATCATCACCAACACCGTGCCGGTGGTGCAGCACCAGAGCTTCCCCCAGCTCACCGTCCTCTCCGTCGCCAACCTCCTCGGAGAGACCATCTGGCGTGTCCACGACGATTGCTCCGTCAGCAGCATCTTCCAGTGA